The genomic region TCGGCCGCGACAGCCTGTTCACCGCGTGGATGGCGCTGCCGCTGGACACCGGGCTGTCCGTCGGCACCCTGCACCACCTCGCGGAGATGCAGGGCCGCCGTGTGGACCCGTTCACCGACGAGCAGCCCGGCCGGATCATGCACGAGATCCGCCGCGGCCCGGCCAGCACGGCCGCGCTCGGCGGCAGCGTCTACTACGGATCCGTCGACGCCACACCGCTTTTCGTGATGCTGCTGGCCGAGTGCTGGCGGTGGGGTGCCGACGAGGCGTTCGTCCGGTCGCTGCTGCCCGCCGCCGACGCCGCGCTGGACTGGGCGGTGCGCTACGGCGACCGTGACGGCGACGGGTTCATCGAGTACCAGCGCGCCACCGACCGCGGCCTGCTCAACCAGGGCTGGAAGGACAGCTTCGACGGCATCACGTTCGCCAGCGGTCGCGCCGCGGAGCCGCCGATCGCGCTGTGCGAGGTGCAGGGCTACCAGTACGCGGCGCTGCTGGCGCGCGCCGAGCTGGCCGAGGCGTTCGGTGAGCCGGCCACCGCGGCGCGGATGCGGGACCGCGCCGAGGCGCTGCGCAAGCGGTTCCACGACGTGTTCTGGCTGGCCGACAAGGGCTGGTACGCGCTGGCGCTGGACGGCCACAAGAACCCGGTCGACTCGCTGACCAGCAATGTCGGCCACTGCTTGTGGACCGGTATCGCCTCCGACGAGCACGCCGCGACGCTCGTCGAGCGGCTGGGTTCCGAGGAGATGGACTCCGGGTTCGGGCTGCGCACCCTGGCGTCGAACATGGGCGCCTACAACCCGATGAGCTACCACAACGGGTCGGTGTGGCCGCACGACACCGCGCTCGTCGTCGCCGGCCTGATGCGCTACCGGCACATCCCGGGTGCGGTCGAGCTGGCCGAACGGCTGACCTGCGGGCTGCTCGACGCGGCGGCCGCGTTCGGCGGACGCCTGCCCGAGCTGTACTGCGGGTTCTCCCGCTCGGAGTTCCGGTCGCCGGTGCCGTACCCCACGTCGTGCTCGCCGCAGGCCTGGGCCAGCGCCGCGCCGCTGCTGCTGGTGCGCGCGTTCCTCGGGCTGGACCCGCACGTGCCCAGCAAGCGCATCGTGGTCTCGCCGCGGCTGCCGCGGGACTGGGGCCGGGTCTCGCTGACCGATCTGACCCTGGGCGACGTGACCGTGCACATCGAGGCCGAGGGCGTTTCGGTCAAGGTCCACGACGTTCCCGAGGACTGGGAGGTCGTCACCCCGGACGGCTGACCGGCGCCCGGTCGTTAGGCTGGCGGCATGATTGGTGTGACCCGCGACGGCAACGTGCTCACCCTGGAGATGCAGCGCGCCGAACGCCGTAACGCCCTGAACGTCGCCCTGGTCGACGCCCTGCGCGAGGAGGTGGAGCGCGCCGCCTCCGAGGACGTCCGGGCCATCGTGCTGACCGGGGCGGGCTCGGTGTTCAGCTCGGGCGCCGACCTGACCGACCCGTCCGGGATGGCCGAGCAGCTGCCCGAGAAGGCCA from Mycolicibacterium phlei harbors:
- a CDS encoding amylo-alpha-1,6-glucosidase; protein product: MTAPAPLNSGGATGVGYGGDTVTLVEGATFCLSDRYGDIHTGRAHGLFYRDARVLSRWELRVDGREPEPLSVETPEAFAAQFISRRTPRNGLADSTLLVVRERLVADGMRETISVQNLDTESTVVTLELLVDADFADLFTVKEGRPVGGGAEATVVDDEMVLLDHADHVRGVTVRASGAPTTLPGMFTWRIVVPPRQRWQTEILVQPTWSNQSVQSRFRSGEHFEASAPAQKMKAWRNTATKVEPEHRGLAQVLYRTETDLGALLIRDDSDSGRPYVAAGAPWYMTLFGRDSLFTAWMALPLDTGLSVGTLHHLAEMQGRRVDPFTDEQPGRIMHEIRRGPASTAALGGSVYYGSVDATPLFVMLLAECWRWGADEAFVRSLLPAADAALDWAVRYGDRDGDGFIEYQRATDRGLLNQGWKDSFDGITFASGRAAEPPIALCEVQGYQYAALLARAELAEAFGEPATAARMRDRAEALRKRFHDVFWLADKGWYALALDGHKNPVDSLTSNVGHCLWTGIASDEHAATLVERLGSEEMDSGFGLRTLASNMGAYNPMSYHNGSVWPHDTALVVAGLMRYRHIPGAVELAERLTCGLLDAAAAFGGRLPELYCGFSRSEFRSPVPYPTSCSPQAWASAAPLLLVRAFLGLDPHVPSKRIVVSPRLPRDWGRVSLTDLTLGDVTVHIEAEGVSVKVHDVPEDWEVVTPDG